Proteins from one Planctomyces sp. SH-PL62 genomic window:
- a CDS encoding DUF1501 domain-containing protein: protein MLKLNGEGKTSTCDGTTRRDFLQVGTLGAIGFGLPHWFAARAAGAVRPEADDRSCIMIFNLGAPSNMDLWDMKPDAPAEIRGPFKPIASRSSAIQFSEILPRHAQIADKISLVRSVHHGGAAVHDAGWQMMQTGRLFSGGVNTPHIGSVVSYLKGRKTDLPPFAVLPELMGRGGGNLPNGQAAGFLGKAHDPFSLNADPSKPDFRVPDLLPPKEIGSLRLDRRRKIRELVDDAVATFEASEDASLLDEDFQSAFRLMTSPSAREAFDLSRESTATRERYGMTRLGQSCLLARRLVESGVRFVTVNAFLTVFDEITWDIHGSKPFTSIEGMRDIVCPMYDQAYTALIEDLDRRGLLDATLVCNLAEFGRTPRVNPAGGRDHWPNCYTVGFAGGGVQGGRVVGASDPIGAVPADRPVGPGDVAATIFHSLGLDLEAMLPGPAGRPFPLVDFGCREIRELF from the coding sequence ATGCTCAAGCTCAACGGCGAGGGGAAGACCTCGACCTGCGACGGGACGACCCGTCGCGACTTCCTCCAGGTGGGGACCCTGGGGGCGATCGGCTTCGGCCTCCCCCACTGGTTCGCGGCCAGGGCGGCCGGCGCCGTGCGGCCCGAGGCCGACGACCGCTCGTGCATCATGATCTTCAACCTCGGCGCGCCCAGCAACATGGACCTCTGGGACATGAAGCCCGACGCCCCGGCGGAGATCCGAGGGCCGTTCAAGCCGATCGCGTCCCGATCGTCGGCGATCCAGTTCTCCGAGATCCTGCCCCGGCACGCCCAGATCGCCGACAAGATCTCGCTGGTCCGGTCGGTCCACCACGGCGGCGCGGCGGTCCACGACGCGGGCTGGCAGATGATGCAGACCGGCCGGCTGTTCTCGGGAGGGGTCAACACCCCGCACATCGGGTCGGTCGTCAGCTATCTGAAAGGCCGGAAGACCGACCTGCCGCCGTTCGCGGTCCTGCCCGAGCTGATGGGGAGGGGCGGCGGCAACCTGCCGAACGGCCAGGCGGCCGGGTTCCTGGGCAAGGCGCACGACCCGTTCTCGCTCAACGCCGACCCCTCGAAGCCCGACTTCCGCGTCCCCGACCTGCTCCCCCCCAAGGAGATCGGCAGCCTGAGGCTCGACCGCCGTCGCAAGATCCGCGAGCTGGTGGACGACGCCGTCGCCACGTTCGAGGCCTCCGAGGACGCCTCGCTGCTGGACGAGGACTTCCAGTCGGCCTTCCGGCTGATGACGAGCCCCAGCGCTCGCGAGGCGTTCGACCTGTCCCGCGAATCCACGGCGACCCGCGAGCGCTACGGGATGACCCGGCTCGGCCAGTCCTGCCTGCTGGCGCGTCGGCTGGTCGAGAGCGGCGTGCGGTTCGTGACCGTCAACGCGTTCCTCACCGTCTTCGACGAGATCACCTGGGACATCCACGGCTCCAAGCCGTTCACCTCGATCGAGGGGATGCGCGACATCGTCTGCCCGATGTACGACCAGGCGTATACCGCGCTCATCGAGGACCTCGACCGCCGGGGCCTGCTGGACGCGACGCTGGTCTGCAACCTGGCCGAATTCGGCCGGACGCCCCGCGTGAACCCCGCCGGGGGCCGCGACCACTGGCCGAACTGCTACACGGTCGGTTTCGCCGGGGGGGGCGTCCAGGGGGGGCGTGTGGTCGGGGCCAGCGACCCCATCGGGGCCGTGCCGGCGGACCGCCCCGTCGGACCGGGCGACGTCGCCGCGACGATCTTCCACAGCCTGGGCCTGGACCTGGAAGCCATGCTCCCCGGCCCGGCGGGACGCCCCTTCCCGCTCGTCGACTTCGGTTGCCGCGAGATCCGCGAACTCTTCTGA
- a CDS encoding FAD-dependent oxidoreductase yields MNAESRSPLGFGVSFEELYRRSGLLRLDATFLDYLIERAPDLHARLDQARREPSALEPKRASELIVELAPHVEDFLGRLFGIEAELTALQARHSELAPLRAVKRKFIQRKLVGRTAEQAREIDAATVTAALEAFTLSPFSEASYAAHVARWLEDEAGHEAQLRLAADYAVWAVLTPEGRARHKDGVLFKLPHKLDVLHLVPHDETVVDGALQFLLEGGRHRHRDGFHLTDPGTDLAGALDQAGYCIKCHHQGKDSCSTGLREKTGAFKQSAFGVPLAGCPLGEKISEMNELKGQGNPIGALAVVVVDNPMTASTGHRICNDCMKSCIYQKQEPVDIPQVETRTLKDVLELPWGFEIYSLLTRWNPLNFERPYPREETGKKVLVVGLGPAGFTLAHHLMNDGHAVLAVDGLKIEPLDERVSGVDPLGRRVPFDPIVDVTTIYELLDRRVMAGFGGVAEYGITVRWNKNFLKVVRLLLERRAEFAMFGGVRFGGTLTVDDAFDMGFDHIALCMGAGRPTVIPMKNGLARGVRQASDFLMALQLTGAAKTESLANLQIRMPIVVIGGGLTAIDTATESLAYYVVQVEKFLERYEELAAAHGEGHVRAHWVGEESEVADEFLAHGRAIREERRTASREGREPRLIDLLNSWGGSTVAYRRRLVDAPSYTLNHEEITKAFEEGIRFAELLAPEEVLIDEGGAALALRFQKQAVDEATGRPSPSGESVVLPARTILVAAGTQPNTVLAREDEHNVRVDGRHFQALDEEGRPAKPERIAKPGAAHVLMSIRPDGRAMSFFGDLHPSFAGNVVKAMASAKQGYPIVSRALARTAPTEPSAVELTARLNDELRTVVHEVIRLTPNIIEVVVRAPIAARAFRPGQFYRLQNFESLAARTGGTVLAMEGLALTGASVDRERGLLSTIVLEMGGSSDLCALLQPGEPICLMGPTGAPTETPGQETVLLAGGGLGNAVLFSIGQALRAAGSRVLYFAGYKKMIDRYKVEEIEKAADVVVWCSDEAPGFTPGRVQDRSFVGNIVRAMAAYAEGDLGDVTIPMDQVDRLVVIGSDGMMRGVQQARHSILRPYLRPDHRAIGSINSPMQCMMKEICAQCLQTHQDPVTGVETVVFSCFNQDQPLDHVRFDSLRSRLSQNSVQEKLTKLWIDEQLHDLGHRSRPGAAPRPKPSAPVLPGA; encoded by the coding sequence ATGAATGCAGAATCCCGGAGCCCCTTGGGGTTCGGCGTCTCCTTCGAGGAACTTTACCGACGTTCGGGCCTGCTGCGGCTGGACGCCACCTTCCTGGACTATCTGATCGAGCGCGCCCCCGACCTGCACGCCCGGCTGGACCAGGCGCGCCGGGAGCCGTCGGCCCTGGAGCCGAAGCGGGCCTCGGAGCTGATCGTCGAGCTGGCCCCCCACGTCGAGGACTTCCTCGGCCGCCTGTTTGGGATCGAGGCCGAGCTGACGGCGTTGCAGGCCCGCCATTCGGAGCTGGCCCCCCTCCGCGCCGTGAAGCGGAAGTTCATCCAGCGCAAGCTCGTCGGCCGGACGGCCGAGCAGGCCCGCGAGATCGACGCGGCGACGGTGACCGCCGCGCTGGAGGCCTTCACGCTCTCGCCGTTCTCGGAGGCGAGCTACGCCGCGCACGTCGCCCGTTGGCTTGAGGACGAGGCCGGGCACGAGGCCCAGCTGCGGTTGGCGGCCGACTACGCCGTCTGGGCCGTGCTGACCCCCGAAGGCCGCGCCCGGCACAAGGACGGCGTCCTCTTCAAGCTGCCGCACAAGCTGGACGTGCTCCACCTCGTCCCGCACGACGAGACGGTCGTGGACGGCGCCCTCCAGTTCCTGCTGGAAGGGGGCCGCCACCGCCACCGCGACGGCTTCCACCTGACCGACCCGGGGACCGACCTCGCCGGCGCGCTCGACCAGGCCGGCTACTGCATCAAGTGCCACCACCAGGGCAAGGACAGCTGCTCGACCGGCCTGCGCGAGAAGACCGGCGCGTTCAAGCAGAGCGCCTTCGGCGTCCCGCTCGCGGGCTGCCCGCTCGGCGAGAAGATCTCCGAGATGAACGAGCTGAAGGGCCAGGGGAACCCGATCGGCGCGCTGGCCGTCGTCGTCGTCGACAACCCGATGACCGCCTCCACCGGCCACCGAATCTGCAACGACTGCATGAAGTCTTGCATCTACCAGAAGCAAGAACCGGTCGACATCCCCCAGGTCGAGACCCGCACCCTCAAGGACGTTCTGGAACTCCCCTGGGGTTTCGAGATCTACAGCCTGCTCACGCGCTGGAACCCGCTGAACTTCGAGCGGCCGTATCCCCGCGAGGAGACCGGGAAGAAGGTGCTGGTGGTGGGGCTGGGCCCGGCGGGATTCACGCTGGCGCACCACCTGATGAACGACGGCCACGCCGTCCTGGCGGTGGACGGGCTGAAGATCGAGCCGCTGGACGAGCGCGTCTCCGGGGTCGATCCGCTCGGTCGCCGGGTCCCGTTCGACCCGATCGTCGACGTGACGACCATCTACGAGCTGCTGGACCGCCGGGTGATGGCGGGGTTCGGCGGGGTCGCGGAGTACGGGATCACCGTCCGCTGGAACAAGAACTTCCTGAAGGTCGTCCGCCTGCTGCTGGAGCGTCGGGCCGAGTTCGCGATGTTCGGCGGGGTCCGCTTCGGCGGCACGCTGACCGTCGACGACGCCTTCGACATGGGGTTCGACCACATCGCGCTCTGCATGGGGGCGGGCCGCCCGACCGTCATCCCGATGAAGAACGGCCTGGCGCGAGGGGTCCGGCAGGCGTCCGACTTCCTCATGGCCTTGCAGCTCACCGGCGCGGCCAAGACGGAGTCGCTGGCGAACCTCCAGATCCGGATGCCGATCGTGGTGATCGGCGGCGGTCTCACCGCCATCGACACGGCGACCGAATCGCTCGCGTATTACGTGGTCCAGGTCGAGAAGTTCCTGGAACGTTACGAGGAGCTGGCCGCCGCCCACGGCGAGGGCCACGTCCGGGCGCACTGGGTCGGCGAGGAGTCGGAGGTGGCGGACGAGTTCCTGGCGCACGGCCGGGCCATCCGCGAGGAGCGCCGAACGGCCTCCCGCGAGGGACGCGAGCCGCGCCTGATCGACCTGCTCAACTCCTGGGGCGGGTCGACCGTGGCCTACCGGCGACGGCTGGTGGACGCGCCGAGCTACACGCTCAACCATGAAGAGATCACCAAGGCGTTCGAGGAAGGCATCCGGTTCGCCGAGCTGCTCGCGCCCGAGGAGGTGCTGATCGACGAGGGGGGCGCGGCCCTCGCCCTGCGGTTCCAGAAGCAGGCCGTCGACGAGGCGACCGGGCGGCCCTCGCCGAGCGGCGAATCCGTCGTGCTCCCTGCCCGCACGATCCTCGTCGCCGCCGGCACCCAGCCCAACACCGTCCTGGCCCGCGAGGACGAGCACAACGTCCGGGTCGACGGCCGCCACTTCCAGGCTCTCGACGAGGAGGGTCGCCCCGCGAAGCCGGAGCGGATCGCCAAGCCGGGCGCGGCGCACGTGCTCATGTCGATCCGGCCCGACGGCCGCGCCATGAGCTTCTTCGGCGACCTCCACCCGTCGTTCGCGGGGAACGTCGTCAAGGCGATGGCGAGCGCCAAGCAAGGCTACCCGATCGTCTCGCGGGCCCTGGCCCGGACGGCCCCCACCGAGCCCTCCGCCGTCGAGCTGACGGCCCGGCTCAACGACGAGCTGCGGACGGTGGTCCACGAGGTCATCCGCCTGACCCCCAACATCATCGAGGTCGTCGTCCGGGCGCCGATCGCCGCGCGGGCGTTCCGGCCGGGGCAGTTCTACCGGCTCCAGAACTTCGAGAGCCTGGCCGCGCGCACCGGCGGGACGGTCCTGGCGATGGAGGGCCTGGCGCTGACCGGCGCGTCGGTCGACCGCGAGCGGGGCCTGCTCTCGACGATCGTCCTGGAGATGGGAGGGTCGTCCGACCTCTGCGCCCTCCTCCAACCGGGCGAGCCCATCTGCCTGATGGGGCCGACCGGGGCGCCGACCGAGACGCCCGGCCAGGAGACCGTCCTGCTGGCGGGAGGCGGGCTCGGCAACGCGGTCTTGTTCTCGATCGGCCAGGCGCTCCGGGCCGCGGGCTCGCGGGTGCTCTACTTCGCCGGCTACAAGAAGATGATCGACCGCTACAAGGTCGAGGAGATCGAGAAGGCGGCCGACGTCGTCGTCTGGTGCTCGGACGAGGCGCCCGGCTTCACCCCCGGCCGGGTCCAGGACCGCTCCTTCGTGGGCAACATCGTCCGGGCGATGGCGGCCTACGCCGAGGGCGACCTGGGCGACGTGACCATCCCGATGGATCAGGTCGACCGGCTGGTGGTCATCGGCTCCGACGGCATGATGCGCGGCGTGCAGCAGGCCCGGCACAGCATCTTGCGCCCCTATCTGCGTCCGGATCATCGCGCCATCGGCAGCATCAACTCGCCGATGCAGTGCATGATGAAGGAGATCTGCGCCCAGTGCCTCCAGACCCATCAAGACCCGGTCACCGGCGTCGAGACGGTCGTCTTCTCCTGCTTCAACCAGGACCAGCCGCTCGACCACGTCCGGTTCGACAGCCTGAGGAGCCGGCTCTCGCAGAACAGCGTCCAGGAGAAGCTGACCAAGCTCTGGATCGACGAGCAGCTCCACGACCTCGGGCACCGCTCGCGGCCCGGCGCGGCCCCTCGCCCGAAGCCGTCCGCCCCGGTCCTCCCCGGCGCCTGA
- a CDS encoding c-type cytochrome domain-containing protein, protein MPPPILAILLAAATAALADEATAPDYQERVAPILKKYCAGCHNDDDLEGEFSVDGYASIQRGTEHGPAFLPGDPRGSLMLRLMTGAARPAMPPKDEPKPTAEEIATIEAWIASGARGPDGAEPSRLALIVPEIPSRGAVRPIVAMDASRDGRWTAVARDTAVTLYEGVGESAIGGERPGRAIGEYPGKVTAVHFTPDGKRLVTASGVAGTGGVAAIWNVADGALIRSFEGHRDLLYDAELSPDGTRLATCGYDKVVEIRDAAAGTLLRTLEGHTGAVYDVAFSPDGRFLVSASADDTCKVWRVEDGLRMDTLPQPLKAESCCLFSPDGRSIVAAGADSNIRVWRFVSREKPEINPMVLARFAHEGAIVRLGFSPDGSTLVSLAEDRTIKAWRAGDYTEIQAWGDQPDVATALAFSADGSTFTVGRMDGSTATYALPASRSDVAVAAAPRPRPEAVAPQEAAPVFEAAEREPDDHPDRASPIQLPARVTGVITAAEGAGVDADLYRFPARAGEEWVFEVDAARSGSKLDSFLEVLDGQGRRVPRVVLQAVRDSYFTFRGKNGTEIADFRVFNWEEMAIDDYLYANGEVVKLWLFPRGPDSGFFVYPGRGDRWGFFDTTPLAHALNEPCYVVEPHPPGTKLLQNGLPVFTLHFENDDDARRELGKDSRLNFTAPADGEYLLKIRDVRGLQGPEFRYTLTARPRRPDFTVALEGANPTVSPGIGREFKVSAHRLDDFEGPIRVDFEGVPPGFQIASPLVIEAGQLDAFGVVFAEPGAAQPTEEASKGIKVTATARIGDREIVHEVGSLGAIKLGPAPKLKVAIVPDEAAAKPAADSPDAPAEFVVEAGRTIALKVVVERADFPGQVPFGNEGAGRNLPFGTFVDDLGLNGLLVLEGRADRTFFVTAHRGTPEQVRPFHLTTAAAGGVSSRPVRLRVVRPAAETVADAKARTRRTGEASETPSGPRDADRSKPD, encoded by the coding sequence ATGCCCCCGCCGATCCTGGCGATCCTGCTCGCCGCCGCGACGGCCGCGCTCGCCGACGAAGCGACGGCCCCCGACTATCAGGAGCGGGTCGCCCCCATCCTGAAGAAATACTGCGCCGGCTGCCACAACGACGACGACCTGGAAGGCGAATTCTCAGTCGACGGCTACGCCTCGATCCAGCGCGGGACCGAGCACGGCCCCGCGTTCCTCCCCGGCGACCCGCGGGGAAGCCTGATGCTCCGCCTGATGACCGGTGCCGCCAGGCCGGCGATGCCTCCCAAGGACGAGCCCAAGCCCACGGCCGAGGAGATCGCGACGATCGAAGCCTGGATCGCCTCTGGCGCGCGCGGGCCGGACGGCGCGGAGCCCTCGCGGCTCGCCCTGATCGTCCCCGAGATCCCCTCGCGCGGCGCGGTCCGGCCGATCGTCGCCATGGACGCCTCCCGCGACGGGCGCTGGACGGCCGTCGCCCGAGACACCGCCGTGACGCTTTACGAGGGGGTCGGCGAGTCGGCGATCGGCGGCGAGCGCCCGGGGAGGGCGATCGGGGAGTATCCCGGCAAGGTCACGGCCGTGCATTTCACCCCGGACGGGAAGCGGCTGGTCACGGCCTCCGGAGTCGCCGGCACGGGGGGCGTCGCCGCGATCTGGAACGTCGCCGACGGGGCCCTGATCCGGTCGTTCGAGGGCCACCGCGACCTCCTGTACGACGCCGAACTCTCGCCCGACGGGACGCGGCTCGCCACCTGCGGCTATGACAAGGTCGTCGAGATCCGCGACGCCGCCGCCGGTACGCTCCTGCGGACGCTGGAGGGGCACACCGGGGCCGTCTACGACGTGGCCTTCAGCCCCGACGGCCGCTTCCTCGTGAGCGCCAGCGCCGACGACACCTGCAAGGTCTGGCGAGTCGAGGACGGCCTGCGGATGGACACCCTGCCCCAGCCGCTCAAGGCCGAGTCCTGCTGCCTGTTCAGCCCGGACGGCCGATCGATCGTCGCCGCCGGGGCCGACAGCAACATCCGCGTCTGGCGGTTCGTCTCGCGCGAGAAGCCGGAGATCAACCCGATGGTCCTGGCGCGGTTCGCGCACGAAGGGGCGATCGTCCGGCTCGGCTTCTCGCCCGACGGCTCGACGCTGGTCTCGCTGGCCGAGGACCGGACGATCAAGGCCTGGCGTGCCGGCGATTACACCGAGATTCAGGCCTGGGGCGACCAGCCCGACGTGGCGACGGCCCTGGCCTTCTCGGCCGACGGCTCGACCTTCACCGTCGGCCGGATGGACGGCTCGACGGCGACGTACGCGCTCCCGGCCTCGCGATCGGACGTCGCCGTCGCGGCGGCTCCGCGCCCGCGTCCCGAGGCCGTCGCCCCCCAGGAAGCCGCCCCGGTCTTCGAAGCCGCCGAGCGCGAGCCCGACGACCATCCCGACCGCGCCTCGCCGATCCAGCTCCCCGCGCGGGTCACGGGCGTGATCACCGCCGCCGAGGGCGCCGGGGTCGACGCCGATCTCTATCGCTTCCCGGCCCGGGCCGGCGAGGAATGGGTCTTCGAGGTCGACGCCGCCCGCTCCGGCTCGAAACTGGACTCCTTCCTGGAAGTGCTCGACGGCCAGGGAAGGCGCGTCCCGAGGGTGGTCCTCCAGGCGGTGCGAGACTCCTACTTCACGTTTCGCGGCAAGAACGGGACCGAAATCGCCGACTTCCGGGTCTTCAACTGGGAGGAGATGGCGATCGACGACTATCTCTACGCCAACGGCGAGGTCGTCAAGCTTTGGCTCTTCCCTCGCGGGCCGGATTCGGGGTTCTTCGTCTATCCCGGCCGGGGGGATCGCTGGGGATTCTTCGACACCACTCCCCTGGCCCACGCGCTGAACGAGCCCTGTTACGTCGTCGAGCCCCACCCTCCGGGGACGAAGCTGCTCCAGAACGGGCTCCCCGTCTTCACCCTCCATTTCGAGAACGACGACGACGCCAGACGCGAGCTGGGCAAGGACTCCCGGCTGAACTTCACCGCGCCCGCCGACGGCGAATACCTCCTCAAGATCCGGGACGTGCGGGGCCTCCAGGGGCCCGAATTCCGGTACACCCTGACCGCCCGCCCTCGTCGGCCCGATTTCACCGTGGCCCTCGAAGGGGCGAACCCGACGGTGAGCCCGGGGATCGGCCGCGAGTTCAAGGTCTCCGCCCATCGGCTCGATGACTTCGAAGGCCCGATCCGGGTGGACTTCGAAGGGGTGCCGCCCGGCTTCCAAATCGCCTCGCCCCTTGTGATCGAGGCGGGCCAGCTCGACGCCTTCGGCGTCGTCTTCGCGGAACCGGGCGCGGCGCAGCCGACCGAAGAGGCGTCGAAGGGGATCAAGGTCACCGCCACCGCCCGGATCGGCGACCGGGAGATCGTCCACGAGGTCGGTTCGCTGGGGGCGATCAAGCTCGGCCCGGCCCCGAAGCTCAAGGTGGCGATCGTCCCCGACGAAGCCGCCGCGAAGCCCGCCGCCGACTCGCCCGACGCCCCCGCCGAGTTCGTCGTCGAGGCTGGTCGGACGATCGCGCTCAAGGTCGTGGTCGAGCGAGCCGATTTCCCGGGCCAGGTCCCGTTTGGGAACGAGGGCGCAGGGCGGAACCTGCCGTTCGGGACGTTCGTCGACGACCTCGGCCTCAACGGTCTTTTGGTCCTCGAAGGGCGGGCCGACCGGACGTTCTTCGTCACCGCGCACCGCGGCACGCCCGAGCAGGTCCGCCCGTTCCACCTCACGACGGCCGCGGCCGGCGGCGTTTCCAGCCGTCCCGTCCGGCTCCGCGTCGTCAGGCCGGCCGCCGAGACGGTCGCCGACGCGAAGGCGCGAACCCGGCGGACGGGAGAAGCCTCCGAGACTCCGTCAGGCCCTCGCGACGCCGACCGGTCGAAGCCCGACTAG
- a CDS encoding DUF1549 domain-containing protein, with translation MTRPWIALAGPLAALAACLTAARGEEPITVLPAAIALSSPESRQRLIVQEIERGEPGRQVVEGIAWSSSAPEVVAVADGLATPVADGRATITAKVGDRVATVEVAVSGQGRAFDWSFREHVQPILAKRGCNAGACHGALAGKGGFRLSLQGYDPDADFFNIVKQDRGRRVEFGDPGRSLILTKPSGAIAHKGGLRFATDSLDYRILSGWIAAGSPPPTADDARVESLEVSPERSLQRVGRSQQILVRARYSNGRTEDVTRWVKWSSSDESVCRVDEQGKAQVVGPGEGAVVAWFASKLAIARITVPYGGRSATPPDQLAQDRKPRNFIDEQIDRQLARLDLPASPPCDDAEFLRRATIDTIGRIPTVDEARAFLADPSEARRDAVVDRLLAAPEFVDYWTYKWSDLLMLNGARLRPQALKAYYQWIRKQVADGVPWDRFVREIVTASGESVENGATNFYALSQSPEDMTENVSQAFLGLSLGCAKCHNHPLEKWTNDQYYGMASLFSRVRAKGWGGEGRQGDGLRTLYVAESGELVQPRTGKPQPPTPLDGRPLDFDDPADRRAELARWLTAPENPYFARSITNRVWANFFGVGLVESVDDMRVTNPASDETMLAAAAAFVVENKFDLKALMREILRSNAYQRSSDPLPGNAADRRSYSRSYPRRMMAEVLHDAVVQVTEVPTAFEFIGFPGGDREKTDFYPLGTRAIQLYDAAVENYFLQAFGRNARRIVCECERSDEPTMVQVLHLANGSTLNEKLRAPGNRLQKLIRLRREGMSSAALIDELYLSCLSRYPRASERDALLALLPAPGDPSEAEVVEDLFWGVMSSREFLFNH, from the coding sequence ATGACCCGACCCTGGATCGCCCTCGCCGGGCCTCTCGCCGCCCTGGCCGCATGCCTGACCGCCGCGCGTGGGGAGGAGCCGATCACGGTCCTGCCCGCCGCGATCGCTCTGAGCAGCCCGGAAAGCCGCCAGCGCCTCATCGTCCAGGAGATCGAGCGGGGCGAGCCCGGCCGCCAGGTCGTCGAGGGGATCGCGTGGTCGTCGAGCGCCCCGGAGGTCGTCGCCGTCGCCGACGGCCTGGCGACGCCCGTCGCCGACGGCCGTGCGACGATCACGGCGAAGGTCGGCGATCGGGTCGCCACGGTCGAGGTCGCGGTGTCGGGCCAGGGCCGGGCGTTCGACTGGAGCTTCCGCGAGCACGTCCAGCCGATCCTCGCGAAGCGGGGGTGCAACGCGGGCGCCTGCCATGGGGCGCTGGCCGGCAAGGGAGGGTTCCGGCTCTCGCTCCAGGGCTACGACCCCGACGCCGACTTCTTCAACATCGTCAAGCAGGACCGGGGCCGTCGCGTCGAGTTCGGCGACCCCGGCCGGAGCCTGATCCTGACCAAGCCGTCGGGGGCGATCGCCCACAAGGGGGGGCTCCGGTTCGCGACCGACTCGCTCGATTACCGCATCCTCTCGGGGTGGATCGCCGCCGGCTCCCCCCCGCCGACCGCCGACGACGCCCGGGTCGAGAGCCTGGAAGTCTCCCCCGAACGCTCGCTCCAGCGGGTCGGCCGGTCCCAGCAGATCCTGGTCCGCGCCCGGTACTCCAACGGCCGGACCGAGGACGTCACCCGATGGGTCAAGTGGTCGTCGTCCGACGAGTCGGTCTGCCGGGTCGACGAGCAGGGGAAGGCGCAGGTCGTCGGGCCCGGCGAGGGGGCCGTCGTGGCCTGGTTCGCCAGCAAGCTGGCCATCGCCAGGATCACGGTCCCCTACGGCGGCCGATCCGCGACGCCGCCGGACCAGCTCGCCCAGGATCGCAAGCCTCGCAACTTCATCGACGAGCAGATCGACCGCCAACTGGCGAGGCTCGACCTGCCGGCCTCTCCCCCCTGCGACGACGCCGAGTTCCTCCGGCGGGCCACCATCGACACGATCGGCCGAATCCCCACCGTCGACGAGGCGCGGGCGTTCCTCGCCGACCCTTCGGAAGCCCGCCGAGACGCGGTCGTCGACCGGCTGCTGGCGGCCCCCGAGTTCGTCGACTACTGGACCTACAAGTGGTCCGACCTGCTGATGCTCAACGGCGCGAGGCTCCGGCCGCAGGCGCTCAAGGCGTATTACCAGTGGATCCGCAAGCAGGTGGCCGACGGCGTCCCCTGGGACCGCTTCGTCCGCGAGATCGTCACCGCCTCCGGCGAGAGCGTCGAGAACGGCGCGACCAATTTCTACGCCCTCAGTCAGTCTCCCGAGGACATGACGGAGAACGTGAGCCAGGCCTTCCTGGGCCTCTCTCTGGGCTGCGCCAAGTGCCACAACCACCCGCTCGAAAAATGGACCAACGACCAGTACTACGGCATGGCGAGCCTGTTCTCCAGGGTCCGCGCCAAGGGCTGGGGGGGCGAGGGTCGGCAGGGGGACGGGCTCCGCACGCTCTACGTCGCCGAGTCGGGCGAGCTGGTCCAGCCGAGGACCGGCAAGCCCCAACCGCCGACTCCCCTGGACGGCCGACCTCTGGACTTCGACGACCCGGCCGACCGCCGCGCCGAGCTGGCGCGCTGGCTGACCGCCCCCGAGAACCCGTACTTCGCCCGCTCGATCACCAACCGCGTCTGGGCGAACTTCTTCGGGGTCGGGCTCGTCGAGTCGGTGGACGACATGCGGGTCACGAACCCGGCGAGCGACGAGACGATGCTCGCGGCGGCGGCGGCGTTCGTGGTCGAGAACAAGTTCGACCTCAAGGCGCTGATGCGGGAGATCCTCCGCTCGAACGCCTATCAGCGGTCGAGTGATCCGCTCCCCGGCAACGCGGCGGACCGCCGGTCCTATTCGCGAAGCTACCCTCGACGGATGATGGCCGAGGTCCTGCACGACGCCGTGGTCCAGGTCACCGAGGTCCCCACGGCGTTCGAGTTCATCGGCTTCCCCGGGGGCGATCGCGAGAAGACCGACTTCTACCCCCTGGGGACGCGGGCGATCCAGCTCTACGACGCCGCCGTCGAGAACTACTTCCTCCAGGCCTTCGGGCGCAACGCGCGGCGGATCGTCTGCGAGTGCGAGCGGTCCGACGAGCCGACGATGGTCCAGGTGCTCCACCTCGCCAACGGATCGACCCTCAACGAGAAGCTCCGCGCCCCGGGGAACCGACTCCAGAAGCTGATCCGGCTGCGTCGCGAGGGGATGTCGTCGGCGGCCTTGATCGACGAGCTGTACCTGTCGTGCCTGTCCCGTTACCCCAGGGCGTCCGAGCGCGACGCGCTGCTGGCCCTGCTGCCGGCCCCCGGCGACCCGTCCGAGGCGGAGGTCGTCGAGGATCTGTTCTGGGGCGTGATGAGCAGCCGTGAATTCCTGTTCAACCACTGA